The DNA window CGGTCTGGCGCGTGCCCGTGGAGCGGTGCACCTCGAAACCCATGTTGATGAGCCGCTCGATGACCTTCTGGATCTGCTCTTCGCTGGCGGCTTCCTGCATCGCTACGATCATTGCTTCGCTCGCTGTCGCTCGTCCATCATTCGTTCACGTCGCTGTCGAATTCCGTCCCGCCACCCGCTGCCAGTTTTTCTTCCTTTTCCTCGGACACGATCTCTTTCTTCTGCAGGTTGCGCATGATGTCGATGATGCGCTCGAAGACCTGCGTGACGTCGAGATCGGAGAGCGGACCGCGGTTCGCCGCCTTCACGTTCTCGAATATCTTGCTCTCGCGTTCCGGTTCGTAGATCGGCATCGCGGTCGAGCGCTTCTGCCGCCCGATCTCCTGCGCCGCCTTCGCGCGCTCGTTCAACAGCTCGACCATTTTGCGATCCAACTCGTCGATCTTCTTTCGCCACTCTGCGATGTCCATAAAAACCAGCTCTCAGCTCTTTCGCTTCTAGCTCCCCGCTCTGCTTCTGACGCCCGCGCTACCCAGTTTAGCGGCGGCGTGCCGCTTGAGCGAACCGATGAAGCCCGCCACCGCCTGCGCTTCCCTTCCCAGGTTGCTCTCGATGCGCTCCACGATGGCGCTGCCCACCACCACCGCATCCGCCCAGCCACCGACCGCGGCAAACTGCTCCGGCGTAGAGATGCCAAAACCGACTGCGACCGGCAGCTTGCTGAACTTACGGATGCGCCCGACCAACAGCTGCGCGTCGGAAGATACGTCGGCGCGCGTCCCCGTCACGCCCGTCCGCGAAACTGCGTAGATGAAACCGCGCGAGGCGGCGGCGATCTTTGCGAGGCGCGCGTCCGGCGAGGTCGGCGCCGCGAGGAATACGGTCGCGAGGTTGCGCTGGCGCATGCACGCGATGTACTCGCCGGCTTCATCCAGGGTGAGGTCGGTGATGAGCGCGCCGTCCACGCCGGCGGCGGCCGCAGCGGCGCAGAAGCGCGCGAGCCCCAGGCGCAGCACGGGATTCAGATACGAAAAGATGATGAGCCCGGCCCGCGGCCGGTCGCCGCGCACCGCACGCGCCAGCGCGAGCACATCTTTCAGCGTGGTTCCGGCACGCAGCGCGCGCTCGCTGGCGCGCTGGATCACGGGACCGTCCGCGATGGGATCGGAGAAAGGCACACCCAGCTCCACCACATCGGCGCCGGCGTCGATGGCGGCGAGCACGATCGCGTGCGTGGTCTCCATGTCGGGATCCCCGCAGGTGACGTACGCGACCAGCGACGGTTTGTGTTCCAGGCG is part of the Acidobacteriota bacterium genome and encodes:
- a CDS encoding chorismate mutase — protein: MDIAEWRKKIDELDRKMVELLNERAKAAQEIGRQKRSTAMPIYEPERESKIFENVKAANRGPLSDLDVTQVFERIIDIMRNLQKKEIVSEEKEEKLAAGGGTEFDSDVNE
- the trpA gene encoding tryptophan synthase subunit alpha is translated as MPLRLEHKPSLVAYVTCGDPDMETTHAIVLAAIDAGADVVELGVPFSDPIADGPVIQRASERALRAGTTLKDVLALARAVRGDRPRAGLIIFSYLNPVLRLGLARFCAAAAAAGVDGALITDLTLDEAGEYIACMRQRNLATVFLAAPTSPDARLAKIAAASRGFIYAVSRTGVTGTRADVSSDAQLLVGRIRKFSKLPVAVGFGISTPEQFAAVGGWADAVVVGSAIVERIESNLGREAQAVAGFIGSLKRHAAAKLGSAGVRSRAGS